One region of Streptomyces subrutilus genomic DNA includes:
- a CDS encoding TetR/AcrR family transcriptional regulator: MAGTAEANPVPSVWVRPPAAPSQPALSRAVIVRETIAMLDEEGIEALSMRKLGARLNAGATSLYRHVALKDELMELAVDEVLAEIALPAADSPDWRMAVTRLAVSFRATTLRHPWMCGVLGRAGLAYLGPNLTAVSERLSVLFTAAGFPEPHGAIDAVYSYVIGVTTTESAWLTTVAQSGQSEADFIARLAPTAQHADPKGIRDEKFAYGLEVVLDGLALRLNR; encoded by the coding sequence ATGGCAGGCACGGCTGAAGCCAACCCCGTCCCCTCCGTGTGGGTGCGCCCCCCTGCGGCGCCGAGCCAGCCCGCGCTCAGCCGCGCGGTGATCGTCCGCGAGACCATCGCCATGCTGGACGAGGAGGGCATCGAAGCACTGAGCATGCGCAAGCTCGGCGCCCGACTGAACGCCGGCGCGACCTCCCTCTACCGGCACGTCGCCCTCAAGGACGAACTGATGGAACTGGCGGTCGACGAGGTGCTGGCAGAAATCGCCCTCCCGGCCGCCGACAGCCCGGACTGGCGGATGGCCGTCACCCGCCTCGCCGTCTCCTTCCGGGCGACGACCCTGCGCCACCCGTGGATGTGCGGGGTGTTGGGCCGGGCCGGCCTCGCGTACCTGGGGCCCAACCTGACGGCCGTCTCCGAGCGGCTGAGCGTCCTGTTCACCGCCGCCGGCTTCCCCGAGCCGCACGGCGCGATCGACGCCGTGTACTCCTACGTGATCGGCGTGACCACGACCGAGTCGGCCTGGCTGACCACGGTCGCCCAGTCCGGGCAGAGCGAGGCCGACTTCATCGCCCGCCTCGCGCCCACCGCGCAGCACGCGGATCCGAAAGGGATCCGCGACGAGAAGTTCGCGTACGGCCTCGAGGTGGTCCTCGACGGTCTGGCTCTTCGGCTTAACCGCTGA
- a CDS encoding DUF2267 domain-containing protein, which translates to MYDQPRANPSVTAMTFDQMLERVRYEGAYPTRERAEEAVRTVLASLGRQVTGDDRVDLAQCLPVEAALTLTAQIPEADQLTGWGFVKDIASRTGATPAVARWDTGAVLAVVARLAGPDLLARILHRLPGGYALLFGQAELRQPQPAA; encoded by the coding sequence ATGTACGACCAGCCTCGAGCGAACCCGTCCGTCACGGCCATGACGTTCGACCAGATGCTGGAACGCGTGCGCTACGAAGGCGCCTACCCCACCCGCGAACGGGCCGAGGAAGCCGTCCGCACGGTCCTCGCCTCCCTCGGCCGGCAGGTCACCGGCGACGACCGCGTCGACCTCGCACAGTGCCTGCCCGTCGAGGCCGCCCTCACCCTGACCGCCCAGATCCCCGAAGCCGACCAGCTCACCGGCTGGGGCTTCGTCAAGGACATCGCCTCCCGTACCGGTGCCACCCCGGCCGTCGCCCGCTGGGACACGGGCGCCGTACTCGCGGTCGTCGCCCGCCTGGCAGGGCCCGACCTGCTGGCCCGGATCCTCCACCGGCTCCCCGGCGGCTATGCCCTGCTCTTCGGCCAGGCCGAACTGCGCCAGCCGCAACCCGCCGCCTGA
- a CDS encoding protealysin inhibitor emfourin — protein MLITVTRSGGLAGFEKLRALDTSGRADAAELEKIARRAIAPVADGYHYRITVDDEVLDLQDPCLSDTQRELIRTVLGEGA, from the coding sequence ATGCTGATCACGGTCACCCGTTCCGGAGGCCTGGCCGGCTTCGAAAAGCTCCGCGCACTCGACACCTCGGGCCGCGCGGACGCGGCGGAGTTGGAGAAGATCGCGCGGCGGGCCATCGCGCCCGTGGCCGACGGATACCACTACCGGATCACCGTCGACGACGAGGTGCTCGACCTTCAGGACCCTTGTCTGTCCGACACCCAGCGGGAACTGATCCGTACCGTCCTCGGCGAGGGCGCCTGA
- a CDS encoding AI-2E family transporter, which produces MSSTLSSARATAALRTSARVSAELLVVLVMAAVALWVLGRMWSVVWPLIVALFLTTLTWPLAAFLRRRGWRPALAASVVTVLFLLVAAGIMALIAVPVASQSGELVDGVAAGIQRLREWAAGPPLNIGDDQITGAFDTAMDRLQNSVGSAVSTVVTGVSTVFNGLVTAVLALFLMFFFLKDGPRFLPWLTRQLPGRLATDVPVVAARGWLTLGSFVRSQAFVGLLDAVFIGLGLWIVGVPLVLPLAVLTFVSAFVPIVGALFAGLVAVLIALVSNGLTDALIVLAIIVAVQQLEGNVFQPMIQSRGLGLHAAVVLLAVTLGGSLAGVVGALLAVPAAALIAVVWNYLRDQLSDPPHEPEADEPLPAAPVPS; this is translated from the coding sequence ATGTCTTCCACATTGAGCTCCGCGCGGGCCACCGCCGCGCTCCGTACGTCGGCACGGGTTTCCGCCGAGTTGTTGGTGGTCCTCGTCATGGCGGCGGTGGCCCTGTGGGTTCTGGGCCGGATGTGGTCGGTCGTCTGGCCGCTCATAGTCGCTCTGTTCCTCACCACCCTGACCTGGCCCCTGGCCGCGTTCCTGCGCCGGCGGGGGTGGCGGCCCGCTCTGGCCGCCTCCGTGGTGACCGTACTGTTCCTCCTGGTCGCCGCGGGCATCATGGCGCTGATCGCCGTGCCCGTGGCGTCCCAGTCCGGCGAACTGGTCGACGGCGTCGCCGCGGGCATCCAGCGGCTGCGCGAGTGGGCGGCCGGGCCGCCGCTGAACATAGGCGACGACCAGATCACCGGCGCCTTCGACACCGCGATGGACCGCCTCCAGAACAGCGTCGGCAGCGCCGTCTCCACCGTCGTCACGGGGGTGAGCACCGTCTTCAACGGCCTGGTCACCGCTGTGCTGGCGCTCTTCCTGATGTTCTTCTTCCTCAAGGACGGCCCCCGCTTCCTGCCGTGGCTCACCCGCCAGCTCCCGGGCCGGCTCGCCACCGACGTCCCGGTCGTGGCCGCGCGCGGCTGGCTGACCCTGGGCTCGTTCGTCCGGTCCCAGGCCTTCGTCGGCCTCCTCGACGCCGTGTTCATCGGCCTGGGCCTGTGGATCGTGGGCGTGCCCCTGGTGCTGCCGCTGGCGGTGCTGACCTTCGTCTCCGCGTTCGTGCCGATCGTGGGAGCCCTGTTCGCCGGTCTGGTGGCGGTGCTCATCGCGCTGGTGTCGAACGGTCTGACGGACGCGCTGATCGTGCTGGCTATCATCGTCGCGGTGCAGCAGCTCGAGGGCAACGTGTTCCAGCCCATGATCCAGAGCCGCGGTCTCGGTCTCCACGCGGCGGTGGTCCTGCTGGCCGTCACACTGGGCGGCAGCCTGGCCGGCGTCGTGGGGGCGCTGCTGGCCGTCCCGGCGGCCGCGCTCATCGCCGTCGTCTGGAACTACCTGCGCGACCAGCTCAGCGATCCCCCGCACGAGCCGGAGGCCGACGAACCGCTTCCCGCCGCTCCCGTGCCGTCGTAG
- a CDS encoding pyridoxamine 5'-phosphate oxidase family protein yields MALSRTEREQFLAEPHIAALAVSAGEDRAPLTVPIWYGYSPGGDIWIMTGRDSRKAELIASAGRFSLMVDRLEPTIRYVSVEGPVVSTVPALREQLVSISSRYLPAEKVDGYVDDAWKNHGEQVVIHMRPSRWVSADLGQV; encoded by the coding sequence GTGGCACTGTCCCGGACCGAGCGTGAGCAGTTCCTCGCCGAACCCCACATCGCCGCCCTCGCCGTGAGCGCGGGCGAGGACCGTGCGCCGCTGACGGTGCCGATCTGGTACGGCTACTCCCCCGGCGGCGACATCTGGATCATGACCGGCCGCGACTCCCGCAAGGCGGAACTGATCGCGTCCGCAGGCCGGTTCAGCCTGATGGTCGACCGCCTGGAGCCGACCATCCGGTACGTATCGGTCGAGGGGCCGGTCGTCTCGACCGTTCCGGCGCTGCGCGAGCAGTTGGTGTCGATCTCCTCCCGGTACCTGCCGGCCGAGAAGGTGGACGGCTATGTCGACGACGCGTGGAAGAACCACGGCGAGCAGGTCGTGATCCACATGCGTCCGTCACGGTGGGTGAGTGCGGACCTCGGCCAGGTGTAG
- a CDS encoding hydrophobic protein, whose product MVPLLLVLLLALILFGAGFAVKILWWVAIAVLVLWLIGFVARPKGSSGRWYRW is encoded by the coding sequence ATGGTTCCCCTGCTTCTCGTTCTTCTGCTCGCACTGATTCTGTTCGGCGCCGGTTTCGCGGTGAAGATTCTCTGGTGGGTCGCGATCGCGGTTCTGGTGTTGTGGCTGATCGGTTTCGTCGCTCGGCCGAAGGGCAGTAGCGGCCGCTGGTACCGCTGGTAG
- a CDS encoding PRC domain containing protein — MTEHVWSYKSTAGYVQGTDLTGFTVEATDGSVGKVDKHSDEVGDAYLVVDTGVWIFGKEILMPASTVVSIDPEEKTVFVDRTRGQIKEAPEFDRDKHLGDARYRGELGAYYGAGIPFGGRPA, encoded by the coding sequence GTGACTGAGCATGTGTGGAGTTACAAGTCGACCGCGGGCTACGTGCAGGGCACGGACCTGACCGGGTTCACGGTCGAGGCGACCGACGGAAGCGTCGGCAAGGTCGACAAGCACTCCGACGAGGTCGGCGATGCCTATCTGGTCGTGGACACGGGAGTGTGGATCTTCGGCAAGGAGATCCTGATGCCGGCGAGTACCGTCGTCAGCATCGACCCGGAGGAGAAGACGGTCTTCGTCGACCGGACCAGGGGCCAGATCAAGGAGGCCCCCGAGTTCGACCGCGACAAGCACCTCGGCGACGCCCGCTACCGCGGAGAGCTGGGCGCCTACTACGGCGCCGGCATCCCCTTCGGCGGCCGCCCCGCCTGA
- a CDS encoding response regulator transcription factor: MSLTLTMPHTHTPVPAATLAPREQEALRHIAAGRTYLQTARNMGLSKHTVDAYLRRIRAKLNVHSTAELTRLAVALGL, from the coding sequence ATGAGCCTCACCCTCACCATGCCCCACACCCACACCCCCGTCCCCGCAGCCACCCTGGCCCCGCGGGAGCAGGAAGCCCTGCGCCACATCGCCGCCGGCCGCACCTACCTGCAGACCGCCCGCAACATGGGCCTCTCCAAGCACACCGTCGACGCCTACCTCCGCCGCATCCGCGCCAAGCTGAACGTCCACAGCACCGCCGAGCTGACCCGCCTCGCCGTCGCCCTGGGGCTGTGA
- a CDS encoding STAS domain-containing protein produces MGTLTITIRDATNGPVLELAGDLDYDQAPRLRQALETLTPKPGQRLVMDLSGVGFCDSSGITVLIVARNLAVAARADIALAGVPDNTLRTLRIVGLDQVFPIHPDVDSAVAG; encoded by the coding sequence ATGGGCACCCTGACGATCACCATCCGAGACGCCACGAACGGTCCCGTACTGGAACTCGCAGGCGACCTCGACTACGACCAGGCGCCCCGCCTGCGGCAGGCCCTGGAGACCCTCACCCCGAAACCGGGCCAACGGCTCGTCATGGACCTCTCCGGCGTAGGATTCTGCGACTCCAGCGGTATCACCGTCCTCATCGTCGCCCGAAACCTCGCCGTGGCCGCCCGAGCGGACATCGCCCTGGCCGGGGTCCCCGACAACACGCTCCGCACCCTGCGGATCGTGGGCCTGGACCAGGTCTTCCCCATCCACCCCGACGTCGACAGCGCCGTGGCGGGCTGA
- a CDS encoding restriction endonuclease — translation MTVSRGRRREGGHGAASVGRDVVLAVGLVGICLGGAAVFVKTTAVAGGGMPVMPIVTAVVFAAGVALARWSVAPDRRRSRLRVAGSRGPGWGDGPVGTAPGSPSAAGVEAVPEAAGLPEVGSEALDHSAVDADGFEHAVAALCARDGCPQVEVVGGAGDLGADVIATTAEGLRVVIQCKHYGEGNRVGSQDLQRFGGTCFAVHEADVAVVVTTSAFTAPAAEYAAACDIVCVDGDALAAWTESRTPPPWEAAAAVPAEAGAEAATGG, via the coding sequence ATGACGGTATCGCGAGGGCGGCGTCGCGAGGGCGGCCATGGCGCGGCGTCGGTGGGGCGTGACGTGGTGTTGGCGGTGGGGCTGGTGGGGATATGCCTGGGTGGCGCGGCCGTGTTCGTCAAGACGACCGCGGTGGCGGGCGGCGGCATGCCGGTGATGCCGATCGTCACGGCGGTCGTCTTCGCGGCCGGGGTGGCGCTGGCGCGGTGGAGCGTGGCGCCGGACCGACGCCGCTCCCGCCTGCGCGTCGCGGGCTCGCGCGGACCGGGCTGGGGGGATGGGCCGGTGGGGACGGCTCCCGGCTCCCCGTCGGCGGCCGGGGTGGAAGCCGTACCGGAGGCGGCCGGCCTGCCCGAGGTGGGCTCCGAGGCCCTGGACCACTCGGCTGTGGACGCCGACGGCTTCGAGCACGCGGTCGCGGCGTTGTGCGCCCGGGACGGCTGCCCCCAGGTGGAAGTGGTGGGCGGGGCCGGTGACTTGGGGGCCGATGTGATCGCCACGACGGCGGAAGGGCTGCGCGTGGTCATCCAGTGCAAGCACTACGGCGAGGGCAACCGGGTCGGATCGCAGGACCTCCAGCGGTTCGGCGGCACCTGCTTCGCGGTCCACGAGGCGGATGTGGCCGTCGTCGTGACCACCAGCGCGTTCACCGCTCCGGCCGCGGAGTACGCCGCCGCCTGCGACATCGTCTGCGTGGACGGCGACGCCCTCGCCGCGTGGACCGAATCGCGGACGCCGCCCCCTTGGGAGGCGGCCGCGGCGGTGCCCGCGGAGGCTGGGGCGGAGGCGGCGACGGGTGGGTGA
- a CDS encoding esterase/lipase family protein, translating into MTRNLLRSAPALLLVLMPLLPPPASADGDRREAGRPDPVVFVHGWNSDGSTWETMAGRFRADGWPTGHLDQWTYNATQSNATTAAQLADEIERVLESTGAAEVDVVTHSMGALSSRYYLKNLGGASKVDAWVSLAGANHGTETARWCGGAPCVEMRPGSTFLSALNAGDETPGSPRYATWGSPCDMVINPGSSVALSGALNSTTTCLDHSALTTDQTVYGAVRAHVSQAPSGPAVTG; encoded by the coding sequence GTGACCAGGAACCTGCTGCGGAGCGCGCCCGCGCTCCTCCTCGTACTCATGCCCCTGCTTCCCCCCCCCGCGTCCGCGGACGGCGACCGGCGGGAGGCCGGCCGACCCGACCCCGTCGTCTTCGTCCACGGCTGGAACTCCGACGGCTCCACCTGGGAGACCATGGCCGGGCGCTTCCGGGCGGACGGCTGGCCGACCGGTCACCTCGACCAGTGGACCTACAACGCCACACAGTCCAACGCGACGACCGCCGCACAGCTCGCCGACGAAATCGAGCGCGTCCTGGAATCCACCGGCGCCGCCGAGGTCGACGTCGTCACCCATTCGATGGGCGCCCTGTCGTCCCGCTACTACCTCAAGAACCTCGGCGGCGCTTCGAAGGTCGACGCCTGGGTCTCCCTGGCGGGAGCCAACCACGGCACCGAAACCGCACGCTGGTGCGGCGGCGCCCCGTGCGTCGAGATGCGACCGGGGTCCACCTTCCTGAGCGCTCTCAACGCCGGTGACGAAACCCCAGGTTCGCCCCGCTACGCCACATGGGGCTCACCGTGCGACATGGTCATCAACCCGGGGAGCAGCGTTGCCCTCTCCGGTGCCCTCAACAGCACGACGACCTGCCTTGACCACAGCGCGCTGACGACCGACCAGACGGTCTACGGCGCGGTCCGGGCGCACGTCAGCCAGGCACCGTCCGGCCCTGCTGTCACCGGCTGA
- a CDS encoding Hsp20/alpha crystallin family protein: MLMRTDPFREMDRIVQQLSGTSGTWSKPSVMPMDAYRQGEEYVIAFDLPGVSAEAIEIDVERNMLTVKAERRPTDKTDGVQMELCERPLGVFSRQLMLADTLDTEHIEADYDAGVLTLRIPIAERAKPRKIAIGGGSGRKQISG, from the coding sequence ATGTTGATGCGCACCGACCCGTTCCGCGAGATGGACCGCATCGTGCAGCAGCTTTCCGGCACGTCGGGGACCTGGTCGAAGCCGTCGGTGATGCCGATGGACGCCTACCGGCAGGGCGAGGAGTACGTGATCGCGTTCGACCTGCCCGGGGTGAGCGCGGAGGCGATCGAGATCGACGTCGAGCGGAACATGCTGACGGTCAAGGCCGAGCGCCGGCCCACGGACAAGACCGACGGTGTGCAGATGGAGCTCTGCGAGCGGCCTTTGGGTGTCTTCTCCCGCCAGCTCATGCTCGCCGACACCCTGGACACCGAGCACATCGAAGCCGACTACGACGCGGGTGTCCTGACCCTGCGCATCCCGATCGCCGAGCGCGCCAAGCCCCGCAAGATCGCCATCGGCGGCGGCTCGGGCCGCAAGCAGATCTCCGGCTGA
- a CDS encoding PP2C family protein-serine/threonine phosphatase, which yields MCRTAQNPERPEGDQEATDVAFSTLLEDTAEELYESAPCGYLSTLMDGTIAKINQTLLDWLGLTREAVVGRKRFTDLLTVGGKLYHETHFAPLLRMQGKISEIALELKASGGRRLPVLVTSTVKTSSDGEPMLIRTTVFDARQRRAYETELLRERQVAEEARRQAEADRERLREALTVLQQSLLPDTLPAVPGMEAASYYHTASIDRLGGDFYDLFPLDDRRWAFFLGDVCGKGPQAAAVTSLTRYTLRAAALLDADPAAALNTLNTVLHERFSGGDPRYCTAIVGVMEPGATTGTTDVRIASGGHPPALVLRAGGRADYLPTPGGLLVGILPDPHFTSAETTLGPGDTLLLYTDGLTEARTGTPRELYGEDALRAFAADHTHGGPQELITALTGLLDGFGEGLDDDTALLALGIPQPLPVTRSAN from the coding sequence ATGTGCCGCACCGCCCAGAACCCGGAACGGCCGGAGGGCGACCAGGAGGCGACCGACGTCGCGTTTTCCACCCTGCTGGAGGACACCGCCGAGGAACTCTACGAGTCGGCGCCCTGCGGCTACCTGTCCACCCTGATGGACGGCACCATCGCCAAGATCAACCAGACGCTCCTGGACTGGCTCGGCCTCACGCGTGAGGCGGTCGTGGGCCGCAAACGGTTCACGGACCTGCTGACCGTCGGGGGCAAGCTCTACCACGAGACGCATTTCGCGCCGCTGCTGCGCATGCAGGGAAAGATCAGCGAGATCGCGCTGGAGCTCAAGGCATCCGGCGGCAGACGGCTCCCCGTCCTGGTCACCTCCACGGTCAAGACCAGCAGCGACGGCGAGCCGATGCTGATCCGCACCACCGTCTTCGACGCCCGGCAGCGCCGCGCCTACGAAACCGAGCTGCTGCGCGAGCGCCAGGTGGCGGAAGAGGCACGCCGCCAGGCCGAAGCCGACCGGGAGCGGCTCCGGGAAGCGCTCACGGTGCTGCAGCAGAGCCTGCTGCCCGACACCCTGCCCGCGGTGCCGGGCATGGAGGCGGCCTCCTACTACCACACCGCCTCCATCGACAGGCTCGGCGGCGACTTCTACGACCTGTTCCCGCTGGACGACAGGCGCTGGGCGTTCTTCCTGGGCGACGTCTGCGGCAAGGGTCCCCAGGCCGCCGCCGTGACCTCGCTGACCCGCTACACCCTGCGCGCCGCGGCCCTCCTCGACGCCGACCCCGCGGCCGCGCTGAACACCCTGAACACGGTGCTGCACGAGCGGTTCTCCGGTGGGGACCCGCGCTACTGCACCGCGATCGTCGGCGTCATGGAACCCGGCGCCACCACCGGTACGACAGACGTGCGCATCGCGTCCGGCGGCCATCCGCCCGCTCTCGTGCTGCGGGCCGGGGGACGGGCCGACTACCTCCCCACCCCGGGCGGCCTCCTCGTCGGCATCCTGCCCGATCCCCATTTCACCTCCGCCGAGACCACGCTCGGCCCCGGCGACACCCTGCTCCTCTACACCGACGGCCTCACCGAGGCCCGTACCGGTACGCCCCGCGAGCTCTACGGGGAGGACGCCCTGCGCGCCTTCGCCGCCGACCACACGCACGGCGGGCCGCAGGAGCTGATCACCGCCCTCACCGGGCTCCTGGACGGTTTCGGCGAGGGCTTGGACGACGACACCGCCCTCCTCGCCCTCGGCATACCCCAGCCCCTCCCCGTCACGCGGAGCGCGAACTGA
- a CDS encoding SRPBCC family protein, which produces MASSVLEAVDIKAPVAVSWSLWQDVERWPAFLSHVKHVDRIDAATFAWQVSLPGADKGFVAELTEVIPQERIAWRTTEGVHHAGVVTFHRLSDTESRVTLQIEYEPKGFLEHLGALTNLDSTLANYDLGEFQRMAEHEAGRSS; this is translated from the coding sequence ATGGCGTCCTCAGTTCTCGAAGCGGTCGACATCAAGGCACCGGTGGCCGTGAGCTGGTCCCTGTGGCAGGACGTGGAGCGCTGGCCCGCCTTCCTCAGCCACGTCAAGCACGTCGATCGCATCGACGCGGCGACGTTCGCCTGGCAGGTCTCCCTGCCGGGCGCCGACAAGGGCTTCGTGGCGGAGCTGACCGAGGTGATCCCGCAGGAGCGCATCGCGTGGCGGACCACCGAGGGGGTCCACCACGCGGGGGTGGTCACCTTCCACCGGCTCAGCGACACCGAGAGCCGGGTGACCCTTCAGATCGAGTACGAGCCGAAGGGCTTCCTCGAGCACCTGGGCGCGCTGACCAACCTCGACTCGACGCTGGCCAACTACGACCTGGGCGAGTTCCAGAGGATGGCCGAACACGAGGCGGGGCGGAGCTCTTGA
- a CDS encoding alpha/beta fold hydrolase produces MDILRRNNVKVIGSAGKPVVMMAHGFGCDQNMWRLVAPALAEEFQVVLFDYVGSGGSEPSAWNDQRYAALDGYAHDVTEICEALDLRDVAFVGHSVSAMVGVLAAAAAPERLSSLVMVGPSPCYIDDDTYRGGFTAEDIDELLESLESNYLGWSAAMAPVIMGNPERPELGEELTNSFCATDPAKARVFARTTFLSDSRDDLKSVAVPTLVLECTQDVIAPREVGAYVHAAIPGSRLVTLDATGHCPQLSAPEATASAIRAFIRNLS; encoded by the coding sequence ATGGACATCCTCCGCAGGAACAACGTCAAGGTCATCGGATCAGCCGGCAAGCCCGTGGTCATGATGGCGCACGGGTTCGGCTGCGATCAGAATATGTGGCGCCTGGTGGCGCCCGCCCTGGCCGAGGAATTCCAGGTGGTCCTGTTCGACTACGTGGGTTCGGGCGGCTCGGAACCGTCCGCATGGAACGACCAGCGGTACGCCGCGCTGGACGGCTACGCCCACGACGTGACCGAGATCTGCGAAGCCCTGGACCTGCGCGACGTGGCCTTCGTCGGGCACTCGGTCAGCGCGATGGTCGGGGTCCTCGCGGCGGCCGCGGCCCCGGAGCGGCTCTCCTCCTTGGTCATGGTCGGCCCCTCGCCGTGCTACATCGACGACGACACCTATCGCGGCGGCTTCACCGCCGAGGACATCGACGAGCTGCTGGAGTCGCTCGAGTCCAACTACCTCGGCTGGTCGGCCGCCATGGCGCCGGTCATCATGGGCAACCCGGAGCGGCCGGAACTGGGGGAGGAGCTGACCAACAGCTTCTGCGCCACCGATCCGGCCAAGGCCCGCGTCTTCGCCCGCACCACGTTCCTCTCCGACAGCCGCGACGACCTGAAGTCGGTGGCCGTGCCCACGCTGGTGCTCGAATGCACCCAGGACGTCATCGCACCGCGAGAGGTGGGCGCGTACGTGCACGCGGCCATCCCCGGCAGCCGTCTGGTCACCCTCGACGCGACGGGCCACTGCCCCCAGTTGAGCGCACCGGAGGCCACCGCGTCAGCCATCAGGGCGTTCATCCGGAACCTGTCGTGA
- a CDS encoding IS5 family transposase (programmed frameshift): MSTRPWIVDDDLWALIEPLLPPWPTRSPGPRPVADRLCLQGILYVLHNDIAWQLLPPELGFGSGQTCWRRLERWQQAGVFDQLHRILLAELNAAGRLDWSRACVDGSHIRAKGGADTGPSPVDRRKTGSKHHLICDGRGTPLKVITTAANVNDVTQTLALVDGIPPVAGRPGRPRRRPDALLGDKGYDSNPNREELRKRRILPVISRKGAPNIKGMGKLRYVVEQTFALLHQFKRLAVRWERRTELHDALVSLACSLICWRRLKKHDS, from the exons GTGAGCACTCGGCCGTGGATCGTGGACGACGACTTGTGGGCGCTGATCGAGCCGCTGCTGCCGCCCTGGCCGACGAGGTCGCCAGGGCCGCGGCCGGTCGCAGACCGGTTGTGCCTGCAGGGCATCCTGTACGTCCTGCACAACGACATTGCCTGGCAACTCCTGCCACCTGAGCTGGGGTTCGGCTCGGGACAGACCTGCTGGCGAAGACTGGAGCGGTGGCAGCAGGCCGGGGTCTTCGACCAGCTGCACCGAATCCTGCTCGCCGAGCTGAACGCGGCCGGCCGGCTCGACTGGTCCAGGGCATGCGTGGACGGCTCTCACATTCGCGCG AAAGGGGGAGCCGACACCGGTCCGTCGCCGGTCGACCGGCGGAAGACGGGCAGCAAGCACCACCTGATCTGCGACGGACGCGGCACCCCGCTCAAGGTCATCACGACCGCGGCGAACGTCAATGACGTCACCCAGACCCTCGCCCTGGTCGACGGCATCCCGCCAGTGGCGGGCCGCCCCGGCCGTCCCCGCAGACGCCCGGACGCCCTGCTCGGCGACAAGGGCTACGACTCCAACCCCAACCGGGAAGAGCTGCGCAAACGCCGGATCCTGCCCGTCATCTCCCGCAAAGGAGCCCCGAACATCAAGGGCATGGGCAAACTCCGCTACGTCGTGGAGCAGACCTTCGCCCTGCTCCATCAGTTCAAACGCCTCGCCGTCCGATGGGAACGCCGCACCGAACTCCACGACGCGCTCGTCTCCCTCGCCTGCAGCCTCATCTGCTGGAGACGCCTCAAGAAACACGATTCATGA
- a CDS encoding phosphatase PAP2 family protein, translated as MTARYCGPDAALGVRLLLTTAVTAAVSMPFALALVLVESRWPPLYRLDQTAAERLHEAALRHPGWVRVLRVLTDFVWDPVTMRLLVALLVLWLLTRRAWRLAAWASVTAVAGALTGVLTKIVVERARPHLPDPVAHSPGFSFPSGHAMTAVTSCAVLLLVLLPLVPRAWRPLPWALAITSAVGVAYTRVALGVHWVSDVVGGWLLGLAVVTATTLVFEAWRADTGQRRTDVTREGLEPELSAPAPEPPLDLRDA; from the coding sequence CTGACGGCCCGCTACTGCGGCCCGGACGCCGCCTTGGGCGTGCGGCTGCTCCTGACCACCGCCGTCACGGCCGCGGTGTCGATGCCGTTCGCTCTCGCGCTGGTGCTGGTGGAGTCCCGCTGGCCGCCGCTGTACCGCCTCGACCAGACCGCTGCCGAGCGGCTGCACGAGGCCGCCCTCCGCCATCCCGGCTGGGTGCGCGTGCTCAGGGTCCTGACGGACTTCGTATGGGATCCCGTGACGATGCGGCTGCTGGTGGCCCTGCTGGTGCTCTGGCTCCTGACCCGCCGCGCCTGGCGGCTCGCGGCCTGGGCGTCCGTGACCGCGGTGGCCGGCGCCCTGACCGGGGTGCTGACCAAGATCGTGGTGGAGCGCGCACGGCCCCACCTGCCCGATCCGGTCGCCCACTCGCCAGGGTTCTCCTTCCCGTCCGGCCACGCGATGACGGCCGTCACCTCGTGCGCCGTCCTCCTGCTGGTCCTGCTGCCCCTGGTGCCCCGCGCCTGGCGACCCCTGCCCTGGGCGCTCGCGATCACTTCCGCGGTGGGGGTCGCCTACACGCGCGTCGCGCTGGGCGTGCACTGGGTGAGCGACGTGGTGGGCGGATGGCTGCTCGGCCTCGCCGTGGTCACCGCGACGACGCTGGTCTTCGAAGCCTGGCGAGCGGACACCGGGCAGCGCCGCACGGACGTGACGCGGGAGGGTCTGGAGCCGGAGCTCTCGGCCCCCGCACCCGAACCGCCCCTGGACCTGCGCGACGCCTGA